A stretch of Pseudoprevotella muciniphila DNA encodes these proteins:
- a CDS encoding putative LPS assembly protein LptD yields the protein MRKFFYTVFCLFIAVNIAVSSYVPWNDSRTEKASDVSSQGRISSENLYRQSREALQAGRSNVFQNHPAPPRDIWPNDSVNDSIVHVQDSITEAMDSIFGDNFLKRISQRDTVLPGNAGADTVKVDTLKKRSAGIDVPVEYRASDSLVYDATTRQAYLYGKAQVKYTNMTLDAHKMTMIMDSSKVYAQGKVDTAGVMTEKPTYRQGNDEYVSEEMAMNFKTKKGFIEHVSTTQGNGYVQGMKAKRDSNGIFYMEKGKYTTCDAEHPHFYLALSRMKVRPAKDVVFGPAYLVVEDVPLPLAIPYGFFPFNKKYSSGIVMPSYGDETTRGFYLRDGGYYFAINDYVDLKLLGEIYTKGSWGLSAETNYRKRYRYNGNFFVSFLRSVEGEKNMPDYNVTKSLKVLWTHSKDAKASPNTTFSARVNFASESYERNNLSSMYNPISYTQSTRSSSVSFSHNFTKIGLSLSLSSNLTQNMRDSTIALTLPELSLSLTRFYPFRRSKQVGKERWYEKISMSYTGNMSNSITTKEDKLLHSNLIKDWRNGMQHSIPIDATFQVLKYINVSPSFNFRDIMYTNKIKRSWDEDNQRELQDTVYGFYNLYSWNMALSANTTLYGFYKPWKKLFGDKIIAVRHVLKPSVSLSYSPDFTSSRYGYFDTYVKTDADGNVSTVSYSPYSNGLYGYPSNKTQGTVSMTLSNNLEMKIKSDRDSTGEKKISLIDELAGTLSYNLAAKTRPWSDLSTRIRLKLSKSYTFSMAAVFATYAYAFNESGAVVTSDRTEWSYGRFGRFGGMSQNISYTLNNEKVRKLWNTLTGQGYLNRKNQDENTSQEEETDTEESNIDPNLKSSQKGAKKVKAKVDDDGYLAFSIPWSLSLSYGISMYEDRSKEINVRTMRYPYSFSQTFNCSGYVRIADGWNITFSSGYDFTNHKVSMTTASLSRDLHCFEMSASVVLRPYTSFNFTFRARANELTDALKWDKRSSYSSNIEWY from the coding sequence TTGAGGAAGTTTTTTTATACCGTTTTCTGCCTTTTCATCGCTGTAAACATAGCGGTGAGTTCTTACGTGCCCTGGAACGACAGCCGGACAGAAAAGGCTTCAGACGTTTCTTCGCAAGGCAGGATTTCGTCTGAAAACCTTTACCGACAGAGCAGAGAGGCATTACAGGCGGGAAGGAGCAATGTGTTCCAAAACCACCCTGCTCCGCCTCGCGACATCTGGCCCAACGACTCTGTGAACGACTCCATCGTACACGTTCAGGACAGCATCACGGAAGCGATGGACTCCATCTTTGGCGACAACTTCCTCAAACGCATTTCGCAGCGCGACACCGTTCTGCCGGGCAATGCCGGTGCAGATACGGTGAAGGTCGATACGCTAAAGAAGCGCTCTGCCGGTATCGACGTACCGGTGGAATACCGCGCCTCCGACTCCCTCGTTTATGACGCCACGACCCGTCAGGCATACCTTTACGGCAAGGCACAGGTGAAATACACCAACATGACGCTCGATGCCCATAAAATGACGATGATCATGGACAGTAGCAAGGTGTATGCACAGGGCAAGGTGGACACTGCCGGCGTGATGACGGAGAAGCCCACCTATCGGCAGGGCAACGATGAATATGTGAGCGAAGAGATGGCAATGAACTTCAAGACGAAGAAGGGCTTCATCGAACACGTCTCCACAACGCAGGGCAACGGCTACGTGCAGGGCATGAAGGCCAAGCGCGATTCCAACGGCATATTCTACATGGAGAAAGGCAAGTACACCACTTGTGATGCCGAGCACCCGCACTTCTACCTCGCCCTCTCACGCATGAAGGTCAGACCGGCTAAGGACGTGGTTTTCGGACCTGCCTACCTTGTCGTAGAGGACGTACCGCTACCACTCGCCATCCCCTACGGTTTCTTCCCGTTTAACAAGAAATACTCCTCCGGTATCGTCATGCCGAGTTATGGCGACGAGACGACACGCGGCTTCTACCTGCGCGATGGCGGTTATTATTTTGCCATCAACGACTATGTAGATCTCAAGTTGCTTGGTGAAATATATACCAAGGGCTCGTGGGGACTAAGCGCCGAGACAAACTATCGCAAGCGCTACAGATACAACGGCAATTTCTTTGTCAGTTTCCTGCGCTCCGTGGAAGGCGAGAAGAATATGCCCGACTATAATGTGACCAAGAGCCTGAAGGTACTGTGGACACACTCGAAGGATGCCAAGGCTTCGCCTAATACCACATTCAGTGCAAGGGTCAATTTTGCATCAGAATCTTACGAGCGCAACAACCTCTCATCGATGTACAACCCCATCTCGTACACCCAGTCCACACGCTCCAGTTCTGTTTCGTTCAGCCACAACTTCACGAAGATTGGTCTCTCGCTTTCGCTCTCGAGCAACCTCACGCAGAATATGCGCGACAGCACCATAGCATTGACGCTGCCGGAATTGAGTCTGTCGCTCACCCGCTTCTACCCCTTCCGTAGGTCGAAGCAAGTGGGCAAAGAGCGTTGGTACGAAAAGATTTCGATGTCGTACACAGGAAACATGAGCAACTCCATCACGACTAAGGAAGACAAACTCCTGCACTCCAACCTCATCAAGGACTGGCGTAACGGTATGCAGCACAGCATACCTATTGACGCTACTTTCCAAGTGCTGAAATACATCAATGTGTCGCCATCGTTCAACTTCCGCGACATTATGTACACCAACAAAATCAAACGCAGTTGGGACGAAGACAATCAGCGCGAGTTGCAAGACACGGTATATGGTTTCTACAACCTCTACAGTTGGAACATGGCGCTCAGCGCCAACACCACGCTCTATGGTTTCTACAAGCCATGGAAGAAACTCTTTGGCGACAAGATTATTGCCGTGCGGCACGTGCTGAAGCCGAGTGTGTCGCTGAGTTATTCTCCCGACTTCACTTCTTCGCGCTACGGCTACTTCGATACATACGTGAAGACTGATGCCGACGGTAATGTCTCCACTGTGTCGTATTCGCCATATTCCAACGGACTGTACGGCTATCCGTCGAACAAGACACAGGGTACGGTGTCGATGACGCTGTCGAACAACCTTGAAATGAAAATCAAGAGCGACCGCGACTCCACGGGCGAAAAGAAGATTTCGCTCATCGACGAACTCGCCGGTACACTGTCGTACAACCTTGCCGCCAAGACACGCCCCTGGAGCGACCTGAGCACCCGCATCCGCCTGAAGTTATCCAAGTCGTACACCTTCTCCATGGCAGCCGTATTCGCCACATACGCCTACGCCTTCAACGAATCGGGCGCTGTGGTAACGAGCGACCGCACGGAATGGAGTTATGGCAGGTTCGGACGATTCGGCGGTATGTCGCAGAACATTTCATATACGCTCAATAACGAAAAAGTCAGAAAACTCTGGAACACCCTTACCGGGCAGGGCTATCTGAACCGTAAGAACCAAGATGAGAACACCTCACAGGAAGAAGAGACGGACACAGAAGAATCAAACATCGACCCGAACCTTAAGTCCAGCCAAAAAGGTGCGAAGAAAGTAAAAGCCAAGGTGGACGACGATGGCTATCTGGCTTTCTCCATACCTTGGAGTCTTTCGCTGAGTTACGGTATTTCCATGTATGAGGACAGAAGCAAGGAAATCAATGTGCGCACGATGCGCTACCCCTATAGTTTCTCACAGACATTCAACTGCTCCGGATACGTACGTATCGCTGATGGTTGGAACATTACATTCTCAAGTGGTTACGACTTCACTAACCACAAAGTGTCGATGACTACGGCAAGCCTCTCTCGCGACCTGCACTGTTTCGAGATGAGCGCCAGTGTGGTGCTTCGTCCTTACACCAGTTTCAACTTCACTTTCCGCGCAAGGGCAAACGAACTCACCGATGCCCTGAAATGGGACAAACGCAGTTCGTATAGTTCCAATATCGAGTGGTATTGA
- a CDS encoding glycoside hydrolase family 10 protein, translated as MKKILFSLLVMCSMLCSAQNTIPQPKRDFRGAWIQCVNGQFQGMSTSAMQAELTRHLDALQACNCNVVIFQVRPEADALYNSPYEPWSRFLTGKQGTPPSPYWDPLAWMVKECHKRGMELHAWINPFRAKTKGTKEISVIHPYLKNRNNFFRYDGLILFDPGLPENRTYICKVAGDIVRRYNVDGLHIDDYFYPYPVAGEEILDHYTYESFKRGINNIADWRRNNVNLFIKELHDTLRAVKPWVKFGVSPFGIYHNDKAGSNVPGSQTGGLQNYDDLYADVLKWVDEGWVDYVVPQLYWQIGHKTADYKTLVEWWARYCAQRPLIIGQDIERTMNFPDVDNPTRNQMRAKYTLQRETSNISGNCLWYSKNIADNYKNYATGLARNYQRYPALQPEMKFMDDKNPGKVRRLKTLSKDDGLYLCWDAPTARDIMQEAVKYVVYRFDSRKDMNLDDPSKIVAITTEKTLKLPYSNGMTPYYYVVTALDRVQNESLPKGKVIKL; from the coding sequence ATGAAGAAGATTTTATTTTCCCTTTTGGTGATGTGCAGCATGCTCTGCAGCGCACAGAACACCATCCCCCAGCCCAAGCGCGACTTCCGCGGTGCTTGGATACAGTGTGTCAACGGACAGTTTCAGGGTATGTCCACATCAGCCATGCAAGCAGAGTTGACACGACATCTCGATGCCTTGCAGGCATGTAATTGTAACGTAGTGATATTCCAGGTGCGTCCTGAAGCAGATGCGCTCTACAATAGCCCATACGAGCCGTGGAGTCGTTTCCTGACGGGCAAACAGGGCACGCCGCCCAGCCCCTATTGGGACCCATTGGCATGGATGGTGAAGGAATGCCACAAGCGCGGCATGGAACTGCACGCATGGATTAACCCCTTCCGTGCCAAGACAAAAGGCACGAAGGAAATTTCTGTGATACATCCTTACCTCAAGAACAGGAACAACTTCTTCCGCTACGACGGACTGATACTCTTCGACCCCGGATTGCCTGAGAACCGTACGTACATCTGCAAGGTGGCAGGCGATATCGTGCGCCGCTATAATGTTGACGGTCTTCACATCGACGACTATTTCTACCCCTATCCCGTGGCAGGAGAAGAAATCCTCGACCACTATACCTATGAGAGTTTCAAGCGTGGCATCAACAACATTGCCGACTGGCGCCGCAACAACGTGAACCTCTTCATCAAGGAACTGCACGACACCCTGCGTGCCGTCAAGCCATGGGTGAAGTTCGGTGTGTCGCCCTTCGGCATCTACCATAATGATAAGGCGGGCTCCAACGTGCCAGGCAGCCAGACCGGTGGCTTGCAGAACTACGACGACCTCTATGCCGATGTGCTGAAATGGGTAGATGAAGGATGGGTGGACTACGTCGTACCGCAACTCTACTGGCAGATAGGGCACAAGACAGCCGACTACAAAACCCTCGTGGAATGGTGGGCACGCTATTGTGCGCAACGTCCGCTCATCATTGGTCAGGACATCGAACGCACGATGAACTTCCCGGATGTGGACAACCCCACACGCAACCAGATGCGCGCCAAATACACCCTGCAGCGCGAGACGTCGAACATATCAGGAAACTGCCTGTGGTATTCCAAGAACATAGCCGACAACTATAAAAACTACGCAACGGGGCTTGCGCGCAATTACCAGCGCTATCCCGCCCTTCAGCCAGAGATGAAGTTCATGGACGACAAGAACCCGGGCAAGGTGCGCCGGCTGAAAACCTTGAGTAAGGACGATGGACTGTACCTCTGCTGGGACGCACCAACAGCGCGCGACATCATGCAGGAAGCCGTAAAATACGTGGTTTATCGCTTCGACAGCAGAAAGGACATGAACCTCGATGACCCGTCGAAGATTGTTGCAATTACAACGGAGAAGACCCTGAAACTGCCCTACAGCAACGGCATGACACCCTACTACTATGTAGTTACTGCGCTTGACCGTGTTCAGAACGAGTCGCTACCTAAGGGAAAAGTCATCAAACTATAA
- a CDS encoding leucine-rich repeat domain-containing protein, protein MKRKLLFLLLPLILCGTNALAHDIEVDGIYYVYTNNKTKLGVSYRGTSYSSYSNEYSGKVVIPDSVTYNGTTYPVTSIENYAFYNCSGLSSVTIPSSVSTIGSSAFYKCSGLTKVNITDIASWCKISFGNDSANPLYYAEHLYLNDSEVTELVIPSSVTSIGSYAFCNCSSMTSLTIPNSVTSIGREAFSGCSGLTSVTIPNSVTSIGDYAFYNCSGLTSITIPNSVTSIGRGAFSGCSGLTSVTIPNSVTSIGDYAFYNCSGLTSITIPNSVTSIGREAFSGCSGLTSVTIPNSVTSIGDYAFYNCSGLTSITIPNSVTSIGRDVFPSATKIYAEKGKVSVLVLWRASYTVYDKDTQKSLPKPTLSYSSTQSTVKLTINNRDDSYKYKITSDTKVAEANVLNLSLYPDYYGWAYLYAAEKNAEDWYSLEEYKEYFTSSLNASVSTTATTASSLSVKGSYTQGDATVTAQKLQINGTTYDVSDGKAATFTGLNPNKEYTATYTVTANGHTYTKTGKFTTAALTLTTRQPKVVSAGNVIVAAASNISEEEENVGFEWRRTDWTGDFASNTGTAYVYTDGTAGTNMIEGYIRNLNTEKLWKYRPYYLANDGTYYYGDWVGLDPTNTSYFEPTVHTYAKVDIQGNTVLVKGYALRGSDNVTVKGFMYWKNTGKSAPKLMAVTIPANAKTLTVTGSSQIMTASLSDLDYDAEYSYVSFMTTSEGDTYYGEVQTFRTEPDVTGISEVMTADEPAAETARTGIYTLSGVKLSDDSSRLRTLPAGVYIVNGKKVVKK, encoded by the coding sequence ATGAAACGAAAACTACTGTTTCTGCTCCTGCCGCTCATCCTCTGCGGCACAAACGCCCTCGCCCACGACATCGAGGTCGATGGCATCTACTACGTTTATACCAACAACAAAACGAAATTAGGCGTGTCTTATAGAGGAACATCCTATTCTTCTTACTCAAATGAGTATTCAGGCAAAGTGGTCATCCCGGATTCCGTTACCTATAACGGAACGACTTATCCCGTCACGAGCATAGAAAATTATGCTTTCTATAATTGCTCCGGCCTGTCCTCCGTAACCATCCCAAGTTCCGTCTCGACCATCGGAAGTTCTGCTTTCTATAAATGCTCCGGCCTGACGAAGGTAAATATCACAGACATAGCCTCATGGTGCAAGATATCTTTTGGTAACGACTCTGCCAATCCCTTATATTATGCAGAGCACCTTTATTTAAACGACAGTGAGGTTACAGAATTGGTTATTCCCAGTTCCGTCACGAGCATAGGAAGTTATGCTTTCTGTAATTGCTCCAGCATGACCTCGCTAACTATCCCCAACTCCGTCACGAGCATAGGAAGAGAGGCTTTCAGCGGTTGCTCTGGCCTGACCTCGGTAACCATCCCCAATTCCGTCACGAGCATAGGAGATTATGCTTTCTATAATTGCTCCGGCCTGACCTCCATAACCATTCCCAACTCCGTCACGAGCATAGGAAGAGGGGCTTTCAGCGGTTGCTCTGGCCTGACCTCGGTAACCATCCCCAATTCCGTCACGAGCATAGGAGATTATGCTTTCTATAATTGCTCCGGCCTGACCTCCATAACCATTCCCAACTCCGTCACGAGCATAGGAAGAGAGGCTTTCAGCGGTTGCTCTGGCCTGACCTCGGTAACCATCCCCAATTCCGTCACGAGCATAGGAGATTATGCTTTCTATAATTGCTCCGGCCTGACCTCCATAACCATTCCCAACTCCGTCACGAGCATAGGACGTGATGTGTTCCCCTCTGCTACGAAAATCTACGCAGAAAAGGGCAAGGTGTCTGTCTTGGTACTGTGGAGAGCGAGTTATACTGTTTATGACAAGGATACACAGAAGTCGCTGCCTAAACCTACTTTGAGTTACAGCAGTACGCAAAGTACGGTGAAACTTACCATCAACAATCGTGATGACAGTTATAAGTACAAGATTACTTCGGACACTAAAGTAGCAGAGGCAAATGTACTGAATCTGTCTCTTTATCCCGATTATTACGGCTGGGCATATTTATACGCCGCAGAAAAGAACGCTGAAGATTGGTATTCACTTGAAGAATATAAAGAATATTTTACATCTTCGCTCAATGCATCCGTTTCGACTACGGCAACCACAGCCTCATCATTGTCCGTAAAAGGCAGTTACACGCAGGGCGATGCAACGGTAACGGCACAGAAGCTGCAAATCAATGGTACGACCTACGACGTGTCGGACGGCAAGGCAGCTACTTTTACAGGTCTGAACCCCAACAAGGAGTACACCGCCACCTATACAGTTACAGCCAACGGGCATACCTATACTAAGACGGGTAAATTCACCACGGCAGCCCTCACCCTGACCACCCGTCAGCCGAAGGTGGTGAGCGCCGGCAACGTGATTGTGGCGGCAGCATCGAACATCAGCGAGGAGGAGGAGAACGTGGGCTTCGAGTGGCGGCGCACCGACTGGACGGGCGACTTCGCCTCAAACACCGGCACGGCATACGTCTATACCGACGGCACGGCAGGCACCAACATGATAGAGGGCTATATCCGCAACCTGAACACGGAGAAACTCTGGAAGTACCGCCCGTACTACCTTGCCAACGACGGCACGTACTACTACGGCGACTGGGTGGGGCTCGACCCGACGAACACGTCCTACTTCGAACCCACGGTGCACACCTACGCCAAGGTGGACATCCAGGGTAACACAGTCCTCGTGAAAGGCTATGCCCTGCGCGGCTCGGACAACGTAACGGTGAAGGGCTTCATGTACTGGAAGAATACTGGCAAGTCGGCTCCCAAACTCATGGCAGTTACGATTCCTGCCAACGCCAAGACGCTGACCGTAACCGGCAGTTCGCAGATCATGACCGCCAGCCTCTCCGACCTCGACTACGACGCGGAGTACAGCTACGTTTCGTTCATGACCACCAGCGAGGGCGACACCTACTACGGCGAGGTGCAGACCTTCCGCACAGAGCCTGACGTTACGGGCATCAGCGAAGTGATGACGGCGGACGAGCCAGCCGCAGAGACCGCTCGCACGGGCATCTACACCCTGAGTGGCGTGAAACTGAGCGACGACAGCAGCCGCCTGCGCACACTGCCCGCCGGTGTTTACATCGTGAATGGCAAGAAAGTGGTGAAGAAGTAG
- a CDS encoding ATP-binding protein, with protein MYYFQRQKYLDKLVESQGNGLVKIVTGGRRCGKSFLLFDIFHRYLTEHDVDENHIVELSLDDRTNRRLRNPDVLLDYIENRTPADGHTYYVVLDEVQLVDDFVEVLLSLMHKRHLDVYVSGSNSKFLSKDVVTEFRGRGDEIRVWPLSFKEYYEVVGGDRTTAWNDYYTFGGLPQVVQFESATKKIEYLINLYELTYLHDVIERNHLRNPEGLRQLTQILASAVGTSTNPKRICNTFQSVEGKTIISKTIKDYIGHLQDAFLIEEAMRYDVKGRKYIGTETKYYFTDIGLRAAALNYRQQEETHIMENIIYNELRSRGYRVDVGLVETWERDDQGKAVRKRLEVDFVVNQGPDRVYLQSAFRMPTSEKENQEQRPLLGINDSFRKMIVVGDNIMRKINDKGIVTMGLLDFLLDTKSISSLFEK; from the coding sequence ATGTATTACTTTCAACGGCAGAAATATCTTGATAAATTAGTAGAAAGTCAAGGAAACGGATTAGTGAAGATAGTAACTGGTGGACGAAGATGTGGAAAATCTTTCCTGCTCTTCGATATATTCCATCGTTACCTGACAGAGCATGATGTCGATGAAAACCACATTGTCGAACTATCACTTGATGACCGGACAAACCGCCGGCTACGCAACCCCGACGTTTTATTGGATTACATTGAAAACCGGACACCTGCTGATGGGCACACATACTATGTCGTACTTGACGAAGTACAACTTGTAGATGACTTCGTTGAGGTACTTTTGAGCCTCATGCACAAACGTCATTTAGATGTTTATGTGTCGGGTTCTAATTCAAAATTTCTATCCAAAGATGTCGTAACGGAATTCAGAGGACGAGGAGATGAAATACGAGTGTGGCCATTGAGTTTCAAGGAGTATTACGAGGTTGTAGGTGGCGACAGGACAACGGCGTGGAATGACTACTATACATTTGGTGGACTTCCTCAAGTGGTACAATTTGAATCCGCGACCAAGAAGATAGAGTACCTCATTAACCTGTACGAGTTGACTTATTTACACGATGTGATAGAGCGTAACCATTTACGAAACCCTGAAGGCTTAAGACAACTTACGCAGATTCTTGCCTCTGCTGTTGGAACATCCACCAATCCTAAACGAATCTGCAACACATTCCAATCAGTTGAAGGAAAAACGATTATCAGCAAAACCATTAAGGACTATATCGGCCACTTACAAGACGCATTTTTGATAGAAGAGGCTATGCGATACGATGTAAAGGGACGGAAATATATCGGGACAGAAACCAAATACTACTTTACTGACATAGGTCTTCGTGCGGCAGCACTAAACTACAGACAGCAGGAAGAAACGCACATTATGGAAAACATCATCTACAACGAGCTCCGTAGTCGTGGTTATCGGGTCGATGTCGGACTTGTGGAAACGTGGGAGCGCGATGATCAGGGAAAGGCTGTTCGTAAACGCTTGGAAGTGGATTTCGTGGTAAATCAAGGTCCGGATCGTGTTTATCTCCAATCTGCCTTTCGTATGCCGACATCGGAAAAGGAAAACCAAGAACAAAGGCCACTACTTGGAATCAATGATAGCTTCCGCAAAATGATTGTCGTTGGCGACAACATAATGCGTAAGATAAATGATAAGGGTATTGTAACGATGGGGCTGCTCGACTTTCTGCTTGACACAAAAAGTATTTCATCGCTATTTGAGAAATAA
- the thrA gene encoding bifunctional aspartate kinase/homoserine dehydrogenase I, translating into MKVLKFGGSSVGTADSILNVKKIIESTPRPVIVVVSALRGITDQLIKTSNLAAAGNEAYRQEVEEMKQRHYQFIADVIPAEKQAPLKERIARKFQDLESILQGIFLIQDFTQKSADAVVSYGERFSSMICEALISGARLYDARKLIKTERNNENLVNFEATNQLIREAFKEMPEVAVMGGFIASDISSGVTTNLGRGGSDYTASILAAALDAEALEIWTDVDGFMTADPHVIPSAYTIDELSYKEATELCNFGAKVVYPPTIFPVCVKNIPIYVKNTFQPEGKGSVIREDAAPSQNPIRGMSSVNETSMVTVSGMSMVGVVGVNQRIFTTMTNAGVSVFMVAQTSSETSISLCVSPEDGPRACEALDAEFASEIADGAMNHTTLKEDLATVAVVGEYMRHIPGIMGKLFSTLGRNGINVCASACGALELNISFVVARKQLKKAMNVIHDSFFLSAHQDLNVFICGVGTVGGSLLQQITSQQERLLQERALRINVVGITNRHGAAYDAEGISLEHYEELLSPENGTGIEPMVEHIIEMNLYNSVFVDCTASADVAKNYQHLLEHNVSVVAANKVAASSNYDNYHQLKQTAMERGVKFLFETNVGAGLPVINTINDLINSGDSILCIEAVLSGTLNYVFNTISENITLSQAVKKAQEEGYSEPDPRIDLSGTDVIRKITILARESGYRVETDDIRKELFLPTELFEGDLDTFWKRLPELDAKFEKERLRLEQEHKHWRFVARWQEGKGSVGLAEISANHPFYNIEGSNNIVLLTTERYREYPMLIQGYGAGAEVTAAGVFADIMRVANI; encoded by the coding sequence ATGAAAGTACTCAAATTTGGTGGCAGTTCAGTAGGTACTGCCGATAGCATACTAAATGTAAAGAAAATCATAGAATCCACACCGCGCCCCGTGATTGTTGTGGTTTCTGCCCTGCGTGGCATAACCGACCAACTCATCAAGACTTCAAACCTTGCAGCGGCAGGAAACGAGGCATATCGCCAGGAAGTGGAGGAGATGAAACAACGGCACTATCAATTCATTGCCGACGTCATCCCTGCCGAAAAGCAAGCACCTCTTAAGGAGAGAATAGCGCGTAAGTTCCAGGATCTGGAGAGCATACTTCAGGGCATTTTCCTCATTCAGGATTTTACGCAGAAGAGCGCAGATGCAGTGGTGTCGTATGGCGAGCGGTTCTCATCGATGATTTGTGAGGCACTCATTTCTGGCGCCAGACTCTATGATGCCAGAAAACTCATCAAGACAGAGCGAAACAACGAAAACCTTGTCAACTTCGAAGCGACAAACCAACTCATTCGCGAGGCTTTCAAAGAGATGCCGGAAGTAGCCGTCATGGGTGGATTCATAGCCAGCGACATCAGCAGCGGAGTAACGACAAACCTCGGACGCGGAGGGTCGGACTATACCGCTTCCATCCTTGCTGCAGCACTCGATGCAGAGGCGTTGGAAATATGGACAGACGTGGACGGTTTCATGACAGCCGACCCGCATGTCATACCTTCTGCCTACACCATAGACGAACTGAGTTACAAGGAGGCGACAGAACTGTGCAACTTTGGTGCAAAGGTGGTGTACCCGCCAACCATCTTCCCCGTCTGTGTGAAGAACATCCCTATCTACGTCAAAAACACCTTCCAGCCCGAAGGGAAAGGTAGTGTCATACGTGAAGACGCTGCACCTTCGCAAAATCCCATCCGTGGTATGTCGAGTGTGAACGAAACGAGCATGGTAACCGTTTCCGGTATGTCGATGGTGGGTGTCGTAGGTGTTAACCAGCGCATATTCACCACGATGACCAATGCCGGAGTCAGCGTGTTCATGGTGGCTCAGACGAGTTCCGAAACCAGCATTTCCCTCTGTGTCAGTCCGGAGGATGGTCCACGCGCCTGCGAGGCACTCGATGCCGAATTTGCCAGTGAGATAGCAGATGGTGCGATGAACCACACCACATTGAAGGAGGACCTCGCCACAGTGGCTGTTGTGGGCGAATACATGCGACACATACCCGGCATCATGGGAAAACTGTTTAGCACACTTGGTCGCAACGGTATCAATGTGTGTGCCTCTGCCTGCGGTGCGCTCGAACTGAACATATCGTTCGTCGTGGCACGCAAGCAGTTGAAAAAGGCGATGAACGTCATACACGACAGTTTTTTTCTCTCTGCCCACCAAGACCTTAACGTCTTCATCTGTGGAGTGGGCACTGTAGGAGGAAGCCTATTGCAGCAAATCACATCACAGCAGGAACGACTGTTGCAGGAGCGCGCATTGAGAATCAACGTTGTAGGAATCACTAACCGCCACGGCGCAGCATACGATGCCGAGGGAATAAGTCTCGAACACTACGAAGAACTGCTCAGTCCAGAGAATGGTACGGGCATAGAACCCATGGTGGAACATATCATAGAGATGAACCTCTATAACAGCGTGTTCGTGGACTGCACGGCAAGTGCAGATGTGGCGAAAAACTATCAGCATCTGCTCGAACACAACGTGTCGGTAGTGGCAGCCAACAAAGTGGCTGCATCAAGCAATTATGACAACTACCACCAGTTGAAACAGACAGCCATGGAGAGGGGAGTGAAGTTTCTCTTCGAAACGAACGTGGGAGCCGGACTGCCTGTCATCAATACCATCAACGACCTTATCAATAGCGGCGACAGCATTCTGTGTATCGAAGCCGTGCTTAGCGGCACACTGAACTATGTTTTTAATACCATTTCTGAAAACATCACGCTCAGTCAGGCTGTAAAGAAAGCGCAGGAAGAAGGCTACAGTGAGCCCGACCCACGTATAGACCTTAGCGGCACCGATGTTATCCGCAAGATTACCATTCTGGCGCGCGAAAGCGGTTATAGGGTGGAGACAGATGACATCAGGAAAGAACTGTTCCTGCCAACAGAACTCTTCGAGGGTGACCTCGACACATTCTGGAAACGCCTGCCCGAACTTGATGCCAAGTTTGAGAAAGAACGCCTGCGTCTTGAGCAGGAGCACAAACATTGGCGCTTTGTGGCTCGCTGGCAGGAGGGCAAAGGCAGTGTGGGGCTGGCAGAAATCAGTGCCAACCACCCGTTCTATAACATAGAAGGCTCAAACAACATCGTGCTGCTCACCACAGAGCGCTACCGCGAATACCCCATGCTCATACAGGGTTATGGCGCAGGAGCGGAAGTAACGGCGGCTGGTGTGTTTGCCGACATTATGCGTGTTGCCAATATCTAA